From a single Myxocyprinus asiaticus isolate MX2 ecotype Aquarium Trade chromosome 33, UBuf_Myxa_2, whole genome shotgun sequence genomic region:
- the LOC127423866 gene encoding coiled-coil domain-containing protein 112 has translation MSVADFQRETERLRKLLCKHNRETHRIHDLKETLSVFEEFDNKLQTELKSDILKVQQQLQKMKNCVYRFQVQLTDVKPSPDLIDKLKDTMTDIENSINMFKDSQYQSFEELLKEETTVWQEITALEKKIDVWSLPVKADGLPRARSDKLSTDQKNSRNLLPEVTALEMFLQQRGGSQGGWDTYDHQSFVKVWTKHSGKPSYRKEAKFYLPDKTEEDIKVHEEWYLELCHLQDNKREAIQRWRAAKQREQDLQREQQDRDDVKEELEETTAAAQRLRQEQQRREASERLEAWRNRKKQQQEEAQEQQLRDEILRRRRATEERRRQLEVKLLVEAHVRQKKQEEEQRLLEKEVQEQMEREERHRLVAENIKHFQERDSQRLEVKLQEKQSKHEEDCERQRKLAKLKEKVEVHVSRDPSRLWRATEGWESRTKAVGPSGCGPVLHMFHRAVPTWRQDL, from the exons ATGTCTGTTGCGGATTTTCAGAGAGAAACGGAGCGTCTCAGAAAGTT ACTTtgcaaacacaacagagaaactCACAGAATTCATGATCTCAAAGAGACTTTAAGTGTGTTTGAAGAATTTGACAATAAACTCCAAACTGAACTCAAATCTGACA TCCTGAAGGTGCAACAACAGCTGCAGAAGATGAAGAATTGTGTTTATAGATTTCAGGTGCAGCTCACAGATGTCAAACCATCTCCAGACT TGATTGACAAATTAAAAGACACCATGACAGATATCGAAAACTCCATCAACATGTTCAAAGACTCACAATATCAAAG TTTTGAGGAGCTCTTGAAAGAGGAGACGACAGTTTGGCAGGAAATCACTGCCTTGGAGAAAAAGATTGATGTTTGGTCTTTGCCAGTAAAAGCAGACGGTCTTCCACGAGCTCGCTCGGACAAACTCTCCACAGACCAGAAGAACTCGAGGAATCTTCTTCCAGAGGTGACGGCTCTTGAGATGTTTCTCCAGCAGCGAGGAGGCTCACAGGGCGGCTGGGACACGTATGACCATCAGAGCTTCGTAAAAGTTTGGACGAAACACAGCGGAAAACCCTCCTACAGAAAAGAAGCCAAGTTTTATTTACCTGATAAAACTGAAGAGGACATTAAAGTGCATGAAGAGTGGTATCTTGAGCTGTGCCATCTACAGGACAACAAGAGGGAG GCCATCCAAAGATGGAGAGCAGCCAAGCAGAGAGAGCAGGACCTTCAGAGAGAGCAGCAGGACAGAGATGATGtgaaggaggagctggaggagaCGACCGCAGCGGCTCAGCGCCTCAGACAGGAGCAACAACGCAGGGAGGCGTCGGAGCGACTGGAGGCCTGGAGAAACCGCAAGAAACAGCAGCAGGAAGAAGCTCAGGAGCAGCAGCTGAGAGACGAGATCCTCAGGAGGAGACGTGCAACAGAAGAGCGCAGGAGACAGCTGGAGGTGAAGCTCCTTGTGGAGGCGCATGTCCGACAGAAAAAGCAGGAGGAGGAGCAGCGTCTGCTGGAGAAGGAGGTGCAGGagcagatggagagagaggagCGTCACAGACTCGTGGCAGAAAACATCAAACACTTTCAAGAAAGA GACTCGCAGCGTTTAGAGGTAAAACTGCAGGAGAAACAGAGTAAACACGAGGAGGACTGTGAGCGACAACGGAAACTAGCTAAACTCAAGGAGAAG GTGGAAGTTCATGTCAGTCGAGATCCCTCGAGACTTTGGAGAGCCACTGAAGGGTGGGAGTCTCGAACTAAAGCGGTTGGCCCGTCCGGGTGTGGACCGGTGTTACACATGTTCCACAG GGCCGTTCCAACATGGAGACAAGACTTGTGA
- the LOC127423872 gene encoding geranylgeranyl transferase type-1 subunit beta-like has protein sequence MAEVFSDFDRDDFLRERHVRFFQRCLHVLPERYAPYETSRLTVVFFALSGLDVLDALDVIDKPSLIEWIYSLQVLPTDDKSNLSRCGFRGSSHIGVPYNTSKGPGVLHSYDSGHVAMTYTGLACLIILGDDLSRVNKDACLIGLKALQLEDGSFYAVPEGSENDMRFVYCAACICYMLDDWSGMDRQKAIDYIRSSTSYDSGIGQGAGLESHGGSTFCAVASLCMMGKLQDVLSERELKRIRRWCILRQQSGFQGRPNKPVDTCYSFWVGATLELLDVFQYSNFEKNRNYILSTQDRLVGGFAKWPDSHPDPLHTYFGICGLSLIGEPNLRKVHPALNISDRAFDFLQQLHAVWRENST, from the exons ATGGCGGAGGTGTTCAGTGATTTTGATCGTGATGATTTTCTGCGCGAGCGGCACGTGCGATTCTTCCAGCGCTGCCTGCACGTGCTGCCCGAGAGATACGCGCCGTACGAGACAAGCAG gTTGACTGTTGTATTTTTCGCTCTGTCGGGACTGGATGTTCTTGATGCTTTGGATGTCATAGACAAACCCAGTTTAATCGAGTGGATTTATTCACTGCAAGTTCTGCCCACAGATGACA AGTCGAATCTCTCACGCTGTGGCTTCCGCGGTTCATCACACATTGGAGTTCCATATAACACTTCTAAG GGTCCAGGTGTTCTTCATTCATATGACAGCGGTCACGTGGCGATGACGTACACTGGACTTGCTTGTCTCATTATTCTGGGTGACGATCTGAGTCGTGTCAATAAAGACGCTTGTCTGATTGGTTTAAAGGCGCTACAGCTGGAGGACGGCAG TTTTTATGCTGTTCCAGAAGGCAGTGAGAATGACATGAGGTTTGTGTACTGTGCTGCCTGTATCTGTTATATGCTGGACGACTGGTCTGGAATGGACCGCCAGAAAGCCATCGACTACATCAGAAGTAGTACT TCGTATGACAGTGGAATCGGTCAAGGCGCCGGACTGGAGTCTCACG GTGGTTCCACGTTTTGTGCTGTTGCGTCTCTGTGCATGATGGGAAAGCTGCAGGATGTTTTGAGCGAGCGAGAGCTGAAGCGTATCCGCCGCTGGTGTATCCTCAGACAACAGAGCGGCTTCCAAGGTCGGCCAAACAAACCCGTCGACACGTGTTATTCGTTTTGGGTCGGTGCCACGCTGGAG CTGTTAGATGTATTCCAGTACTCAAACTTTGAAAAGAACCGGAATTACATTCTGTCCACACAGGACCGTTTGGTGGGCGGTTTCGCCAAGTGGCCCGACAGTCACCCGG ACCCTCTTCACACGTACTTTGGCATCTGCGGCTTGTCTCTGATTGGAGAACCCAACCTGCGTAAGGTGCATCCCGCCCTGAACATCAGCGACCGCGCCTTTGACTTCCTGCAGCAGCTGCACGCGGTGTGGAGAGAGAACAGCACATGA